In one window of Streptomyces roseofulvus DNA:
- a CDS encoding FKBP-type peptidyl-prolyl cis-trans isomerase has protein sequence MRRLAGLLVVPLLLLTTAACGSETKGSDNASMTNGLPAITAGQKFGEKPTLSKGEGDPPKELKVNVISEGDGPVTKDGDALQVNYLGQTWDSTTPFDNSFDRGEPFTLTLGAGQVIKGWDQGLKGQKVGSRLEIGIPPELGYGEQGSPPSIKGGATLVFVVDILKATTIPKSAEGTVVAQENKDLPKVGTNTDGKAPSLTVPKTDAPKALVSNYVIEGKGEAVKATDTLTVQYQGVLWKDGKKFDSSYDRGAPATFQLSGVIPGWTKGLEGKKVGSRVLLVVPPADGYGDKAQGPIPANSTLVFTVDILAKQ, from the coding sequence GTGCGCCGACTTGCCGGCCTTCTCGTCGTCCCACTGCTGCTGCTCACCACAGCGGCGTGCGGCAGCGAAACCAAGGGCTCCGATAACGCCTCGATGACCAACGGGCTGCCCGCCATCACCGCGGGGCAGAAGTTCGGCGAGAAGCCGACCCTCTCCAAGGGCGAGGGCGACCCGCCGAAGGAACTCAAGGTCAACGTCATCAGCGAGGGCGACGGCCCGGTGACCAAGGACGGCGACGCCCTCCAGGTCAACTACCTCGGTCAGACCTGGGACTCCACGACCCCCTTCGACAACAGCTTCGACCGGGGCGAGCCGTTCACCCTCACCCTCGGCGCCGGCCAGGTCATCAAGGGCTGGGACCAGGGCCTGAAGGGCCAGAAGGTCGGCAGCCGCCTGGAGATCGGCATCCCGCCGGAGCTCGGCTACGGCGAGCAGGGCTCCCCGCCGAGCATCAAGGGCGGCGCCACCCTGGTCTTCGTCGTCGACATCCTGAAGGCGACCACCATCCCGAAGTCCGCCGAGGGCACCGTCGTCGCCCAGGAGAACAAGGACCTGCCCAAGGTCGGCACCAACACCGACGGCAAGGCCCCCTCGCTGACCGTGCCCAAGACGGACGCGCCCAAGGCGCTCGTCTCCAACTACGTCATCGAGGGCAAGGGCGAGGCCGTCAAGGCCACCGACACCCTGACCGTCCAGTACCAGGGCGTGCTCTGGAAGGACGGCAAGAAGTTCGACAGCTCCTACGACCGGGGCGCCCCGGCCACCTTCCAGCTCTCCGGCGTCATCCCGGGCTGGACCAAGGGCCTGGAGGGCAAGAAGGTCGGCAGCCGCGTGCTGCTCGTCGTCCCGCCGGCCGACGGCTACGGCGACAAGGCCCAGGGCCCGATCCCGGCCAACTCCACCCTCGTCTTCACCGTGGACATCCTGGCCAAGCAGTAG
- the tatC gene encoding twin-arginine translocase subunit TatC: MPLADHLRELRNRLAKAMLAVVVASVVAAFFSQQLMDLLSSPVPKCDPDSSLAANTGGRCVVLAYQTMLSPFTSTVKVVMLAGLIVSSPVWLYQLWAFVAPGLHKSEKKYTYWFASVAVPLFVAGAWTAFYIMPVSVRVLISITPEVASNFLSLDDLLDFTTRMVLVFGLAFELPLLLIMLNLTGVVTGKRMAGWWRAMVMGTFVFGAVATPSTDPLGMIALAGPIIVLYFIAVGFSILNDKRRSRRDPDAQLADDEASVLDLTPEPVGALDPVPTAHALPEQAGGDSDGARAHRTGGYDDIT, from the coding sequence ATGCCGCTCGCCGATCACCTCCGTGAGCTGCGCAATCGCCTCGCCAAGGCGATGCTGGCGGTCGTCGTCGCCTCCGTGGTGGCGGCGTTCTTCAGCCAGCAGCTGATGGACCTTCTGTCGTCCCCCGTACCGAAGTGCGACCCGGACAGCTCGCTGGCCGCGAACACCGGCGGACGCTGCGTCGTCCTCGCCTACCAGACCATGCTCTCGCCGTTCACCTCCACGGTGAAGGTGGTCATGCTGGCCGGCCTCATCGTCTCCAGCCCGGTCTGGCTCTACCAGCTCTGGGCCTTCGTCGCGCCCGGCCTGCACAAGAGCGAGAAGAAGTACACGTACTGGTTCGCCTCCGTCGCCGTCCCCCTCTTCGTGGCCGGTGCCTGGACGGCGTTCTACATCATGCCCGTCAGCGTGCGCGTCCTCATCAGCATCACCCCCGAGGTCGCCTCCAACTTCCTCTCCCTCGACGACCTCCTGGACTTCACCACCAGGATGGTCCTCGTCTTCGGCCTCGCCTTCGAGCTGCCGCTGTTGCTGATCATGCTCAACCTCACCGGCGTGGTCACCGGCAAGCGCATGGCCGGCTGGTGGCGCGCCATGGTGATGGGCACCTTCGTCTTCGGCGCCGTCGCCACCCCCTCCACCGACCCGCTCGGCATGATCGCCCTCGCCGGACCGATCATCGTGCTGTACTTCATCGCCGTCGGCTTCTCGATCCTCAACGACAAGCGCCGGTCCCGCCGCGACCCCGACGCCCAGCTCGCCGACGACGAGGCGTCCGTCCTCGACCTCACCCCCGAACCGGTCGGCGCCCTCGACCCCGTCCCCACCGCCCACGCCCTGCCCGAGCAGGCCGGCGGCGACAGCGACGGCGCCCGCGCCCACCGCACCGGCGGCTACGACGACATCACCTGA
- the tatA gene encoding Sec-independent protein translocase subunit TatA has translation MFRQIGPLEISLILLVVVLLFGAKKLPEMARSLGKSARILKSEAKAMKSEGQESAPAEAPAEQAAPAQRTIKAAPGDVTGGRPVTEASDSTQR, from the coding sequence ATGTTCCGTCAGATCGGTCCCCTTGAGATCAGCCTCATCCTGCTGGTCGTCGTGCTCCTCTTCGGCGCCAAGAAGCTCCCGGAGATGGCCCGCTCCCTCGGCAAGTCGGCCCGCATCCTGAAGAGCGAGGCGAAGGCCATGAAGTCGGAGGGCCAGGAGTCCGCCCCCGCCGAGGCGCCCGCCGAGCAGGCCGCCCCCGCCCAGCGCACCATCAAGGCCGCCCCCGGCGACGTGACCGGCGGCCGCCCCGTGACCGAGGCGTCGGACTCCACCCAGCGCTGA
- a CDS encoding FKBP-type peptidyl-prolyl cis-trans isomerase — MSIEKPEVDFPGGEPPADLEIKDIWEGDGATAAAGNTVQVHYVGVSFSTGEEFDASWNRGEALEFPLGAGMVIAGWDRGIQGMKVGGRRQLVIPAHLAYGDRGAGAKIAPGETLIFVCDLVGVK; from the coding sequence GTGAGCATCGAGAAGCCCGAGGTCGACTTCCCGGGCGGCGAGCCGCCGGCCGACCTGGAGATCAAGGACATCTGGGAGGGCGACGGCGCGACCGCCGCCGCCGGGAACACCGTCCAGGTCCACTACGTCGGTGTCTCCTTCAGCACCGGTGAGGAGTTCGACGCCTCCTGGAACCGCGGCGAGGCGCTGGAGTTCCCGCTCGGTGCCGGCATGGTCATCGCGGGCTGGGACCGCGGCATCCAGGGCATGAAGGTCGGCGGCCGCCGCCAGCTGGTCATCCCCGCGCACCTCGCCTACGGCGACCGCGGCGCCGGCGCCAAGATCGCCCCCGGCGAGACGCTGATCTTCGTCTGCGACCTGGTCGGCGTGAAGTAG
- the pafA gene encoding Pup--protein ligase has product MDRRIFGLENEYGVTCTFRGQRRLSPDEVARYLFRRVVSWGRSSNVFLRNGARLYLDVGSHPEYATPECDDVIELVTHDKAGERILEGLLVDAERRLHEEGIAGDVYLFKNNTDSAGNSYGCHENYLVARHGEFSRLADILIPFLVTRQLICGAGKVLQTPRGAVYCVSQRAEHIWEGVSSATTRSRPIINTRDEPHADAERYRRLHVIVGDSNMSETTMLLKVGATDLVLRMIEAGTVMRDLTLENPIRAIREVSHDITGQRKVRLASGREASALEVQREYFDKASDFVDRRGIRSGTVAQVLELWGRTLDAIEQEELDRIQTEIDWVMKYKLIERYRAKHNMTMSNPRVAQIDLAYHDIHRRRGLYYLLQKNGQAARICNDVKIFEGKSVPPQTTRARLRGDFIRRAQEQRRDFTVDWVHLKLNDQAQRTVLCKDPFRSVDDRVEKLIAGM; this is encoded by the coding sequence ATGGACCGCCGCATTTTCGGGCTGGAGAACGAGTACGGCGTCACGTGCACGTTCAGGGGACAGCGCCGACTGTCTCCTGACGAAGTGGCGCGGTACCTCTTCCGCCGAGTCGTGTCATGGGGCCGCAGCAGCAATGTCTTCCTGCGGAACGGTGCCCGCCTGTACCTCGACGTGGGTTCGCATCCGGAATATGCCACACCGGAATGCGACGACGTGATCGAACTCGTCACCCACGACAAGGCCGGCGAGCGCATTCTCGAAGGTCTTCTCGTGGACGCCGAACGCCGCCTGCACGAGGAGGGAATCGCGGGCGACGTCTATCTCTTCAAGAACAACACGGACTCCGCCGGAAACTCGTACGGCTGCCACGAGAACTATCTCGTCGCCCGCCACGGCGAGTTCTCCCGCCTCGCCGACATCCTCATCCCGTTCCTGGTCACGCGTCAGCTGATCTGCGGCGCGGGCAAGGTCCTGCAGACCCCGCGAGGCGCCGTCTACTGCGTCTCCCAGCGCGCCGAGCACATCTGGGAGGGCGTCAGCTCCGCCACCACCCGCTCCCGGCCCATCATCAACACCCGGGACGAGCCGCACGCCGACGCGGAGCGCTACCGCCGCCTCCACGTCATCGTCGGCGACTCGAACATGTCCGAGACGACCATGCTCCTCAAGGTCGGCGCCACCGACCTCGTGCTGCGCATGATCGAGGCCGGCACCGTGATGCGCGACCTGACCCTGGAGAACCCGATCCGGGCCATCCGCGAGGTCAGCCACGACATCACCGGACAGCGCAAGGTGCGCCTGGCCAGCGGCCGCGAGGCGTCCGCCCTGGAGGTGCAGCGCGAGTACTTCGACAAGGCGTCCGACTTCGTCGACCGGCGCGGCATCCGCTCCGGCACCGTCGCCCAGGTCCTCGAACTGTGGGGCCGCACGCTCGACGCGATCGAGCAGGAGGAGCTGGACCGCATCCAGACCGAGATCGACTGGGTGATGAAGTACAAGCTCATCGAGCGCTACCGCGCCAAGCACAACATGACCATGTCGAACCCGCGGGTCGCCCAGATAGACCTCGCCTACCACGACATCCACCGCCGCCGCGGGCTCTACTACCTGCTCCAGAAGAACGGGCAGGCGGCGCGGATCTGCAACGACGTGAAGATCTTCGAGGGCAAGTCCGTGCCCCCGCAGACCACCCGGGCCCGGCTCCGCGGCGACTTCATCCGCCGCGCCCAGGAGCAGCGCCGGGACTTCACCGTCGACTGGGTCCACCTCAAGCTCAACGACCAGGCGCAGCGCACGGTCCTGTGCAAGGACCCGTTCCGCTCGGTCGACGACCGGGTGGAGAAGCTGATCGCCGGAATGTAG
- a CDS encoding DEAD/DEAH box helicase — MTEDLTPAEAYAAARARNAEQATALAPFREMYEFGLDPFQIEACQALEAGKGVLVAAPTGSGKTIVGEFAVHLALTQGRKCFYTTPIKALSNQKYADLVKRYGPDKVGLLTGDNSVNGDAPIVVMTTEVLRNMLYAGSQALSGLGYVVMDEVHYLSDRFRGAVWEEVIIHLPESVTLVSLSATVSNAEEFGDWLDTVRGDTDVIVSEERPVPLWQHVLAGRRMYDLFEEETDHGGRGAARREVNPDLLRLARTENSRTYNPRDRRRGKMVREADRERERRQRSRIWTPGRPEVIERLDAEGLLPAITFIFSRAGCEAAVQQCLYAGLRLNDDAARLRVREIVEARTAAIPDEDLHVLGYYEWLEALERGIAAHHAGMLPTFKEVVEELFVRGLVKAVFATETLALGINMPARTVILEKLVKWNGEQHADITPGEYTQLTGRAGRRGIDVEGHAVVLWQRGLDPEHLAGLAGTRTYPLRSSFRPSYNMAVNLVDQFGRHRSRELLETSFAQFQADRSVVGISRQVQRNEEGLAGYREGMTCHLGDFEEYARLRRDLKDRETELAKQGAAQRRAQAAASLERLKPGDVIHVPTGKFAGLALVLDPGIPAGRTNGHRGFEHHDGPRPLVLTAERQVKRLASIDFPVPVEALERMRIPRTFNPRSPQSRRDLASALRSKAGHINPERHRKQRSGAADDREIARLRSALRAHPCHGCDEREDHARWAERYYRLQRDTRQLERRIEGRTNTIARTFDRIVALLTELDYLRADEVTDNGKRLARLYGELDLLASECLREGVWEGLDPAELAACVSALVFEARQADDAVAPKVPGGRAKAALGEMVRIWGRLDGLEEEFKISQAEGVGQREPDLGFAWAAYQWASDKSLDEVLREAEMPAGDFVRWCKQVIDVLGQIAAAAPKENSTVAKNARKAVDALLRGVVAYSSVG, encoded by the coding sequence ATGACAGAGGACCTCACCCCAGCCGAGGCGTACGCGGCCGCACGCGCGCGCAACGCAGAGCAGGCCACCGCACTGGCCCCCTTCCGAGAGATGTACGAGTTCGGCCTGGACCCCTTCCAGATCGAGGCGTGCCAGGCTCTCGAAGCGGGCAAGGGCGTGCTCGTCGCCGCCCCCACGGGCTCCGGCAAGACCATCGTCGGCGAGTTCGCCGTCCACCTCGCCCTCACCCAGGGCCGCAAGTGCTTCTACACGACCCCCATCAAGGCGCTGTCGAACCAGAAGTACGCCGACCTCGTCAAGCGGTACGGCCCCGACAAGGTCGGCCTCCTCACCGGCGACAACAGCGTCAACGGCGACGCGCCGATCGTCGTCATGACCACCGAGGTCCTCCGCAACATGCTCTACGCGGGGTCCCAGGCCCTCTCCGGCCTCGGCTACGTCGTCATGGACGAGGTGCACTACCTCTCCGACCGCTTCCGCGGCGCCGTGTGGGAGGAAGTGATCATCCACCTCCCCGAGTCGGTCACCCTCGTCTCCCTCTCCGCCACCGTGTCCAACGCCGAGGAGTTCGGCGACTGGCTCGACACCGTGCGCGGCGACACCGACGTCATCGTCTCCGAAGAGCGCCCCGTCCCCCTCTGGCAGCACGTCCTCGCCGGCCGCCGGATGTACGACCTCTTCGAGGAGGAGACCGACCACGGCGGCCGCGGCGCCGCCCGCCGCGAGGTCAACCCCGACCTCCTCCGCCTCGCCCGCACCGAGAACTCGCGCACCTACAACCCCCGCGACCGCCGCCGCGGCAAGATGGTCCGCGAGGCCGACCGCGAGCGCGAGCGCCGCCAGCGCTCCCGCATCTGGACCCCCGGCCGCCCCGAGGTCATCGAACGCCTCGACGCCGAGGGACTCCTCCCCGCCATCACCTTCATCTTCAGCCGCGCCGGCTGCGAGGCCGCCGTCCAGCAGTGCCTCTACGCCGGCCTCCGGCTCAACGACGACGCCGCCCGCCTCCGCGTCCGCGAGATCGTCGAGGCCCGCACCGCCGCCATCCCCGACGAGGACCTCCACGTCCTCGGCTACTACGAGTGGCTGGAAGCGCTGGAGCGCGGCATCGCCGCCCACCACGCCGGCATGCTCCCCACCTTCAAGGAGGTCGTCGAAGAGCTCTTCGTCCGCGGCCTCGTCAAGGCCGTCTTCGCCACCGAGACGCTCGCCCTCGGCATCAACATGCCCGCGCGCACCGTCATCCTGGAGAAGCTCGTCAAGTGGAACGGCGAACAGCACGCCGACATCACCCCCGGCGAGTACACCCAGCTCACCGGCCGCGCCGGCCGCCGCGGCATCGACGTCGAGGGCCACGCCGTCGTCCTCTGGCAGCGCGGCCTCGACCCCGAGCACCTCGCCGGCCTCGCCGGCACCCGCACCTACCCCCTGCGCTCCAGCTTCCGGCCCTCCTACAACATGGCCGTCAACCTGGTCGACCAGTTCGGCCGGCACCGCTCCCGGGAACTCCTGGAGACCTCCTTCGCCCAGTTCCAGGCGGACCGCTCCGTCGTCGGCATCTCCCGCCAGGTCCAGCGCAACGAGGAGGGCCTGGCCGGCTACCGCGAGGGCATGACCTGCCACCTCGGCGACTTCGAGGAGTACGCGCGGCTCCGCCGCGACCTCAAGGACCGCGAGACCGAACTCGCCAAGCAGGGCGCCGCCCAGCGGCGCGCCCAGGCCGCCGCCTCCCTGGAGAGGCTGAAGCCCGGCGACGTCATCCACGTGCCCACCGGCAAGTTCGCCGGCCTCGCCCTCGTCCTCGACCCCGGCATCCCCGCCGGCCGCACCAACGGACACCGCGGCTTCGAGCACCACGACGGCCCCCGCCCCCTCGTCCTCACCGCCGAGCGGCAGGTCAAGCGCCTCGCCTCCATCGACTTCCCCGTCCCGGTGGAGGCCCTGGAGCGGATGCGCATCCCCCGGACCTTCAACCCCCGCTCCCCGCAGTCCCGCCGCGACCTCGCCTCCGCCCTGCGCTCCAAGGCCGGGCACATCAACCCCGAACGGCACCGCAAGCAGCGCTCCGGCGCCGCCGACGACCGCGAGATCGCCCGCCTGCGCAGCGCCCTCCGCGCCCACCCCTGCCACGGCTGCGACGAGCGCGAGGACCACGCCCGCTGGGCCGAGCGCTACTACCGGCTCCAGCGCGACACCCGGCAGCTGGAGCGGCGCATCGAAGGCCGGACGAACACCATCGCCCGCACCTTCGACCGGATCGTCGCGCTCCTCACCGAGCTCGACTACCTCCGCGCCGACGAGGTCACCGACAACGGCAAGCGGCTCGCCCGGCTCTACGGCGAACTCGACCTGCTCGCCAGCGAATGCCTCCGCGAAGGCGTCTGGGAAGGACTCGACCCCGCCGAGCTCGCCGCCTGCGTCTCCGCCCTCGTCTTCGAGGCCCGGCAGGCCGACGACGCCGTCGCGCCCAAGGTCCCCGGCGGCCGCGCCAAGGCGGCGCTCGGCGAGATGGTCCGCATCTGGGGCCGCCTCGACGGCCTGGAGGAGGAGTTCAAGATCAGCCAGGCCGAAGGCGTCGGCCAGCGCGAGCCCGACCTCGGTTTCGCCTGGGCCGCCTACCAGTGGGCCTCCGACAAGAGCCTCGACGAGGTGCTCCGCGAGGCCGAGATGCCCGCCGGCGACTTCGTCCGCTGGTGCAAGCAGGTCATCGACGTCCTCGGCCAGATCGCCGCGGCGGCCCCCAAGGAGAACAGCACGGTCGCGAAGAACGCGCGCAAGGCCGTGGACGCCCTCCTGCGCGGCGTGGTGGCCTACAGCTCCGTCGGCTGA
- a CDS encoding helix-turn-helix transcriptional regulator — protein MAIAKAERLMNLALCLLGTRRALSKRELRGSIEAYLEASGDEAFNRMFERDKDDLRELGLVIETVENLDGETGYLARRDSNRLPPITLDAEEAAALGLAARVWQQARLAGAASGALQKLRAAGMPEAEETYDIQPSALEPRIPVHEAAFEPLMLACRDRRPVSFDYRKANAARPEPRQVEPWTLECWRGHWYLAGWDRDRGAERVFRLSRITGRVRSRAGAFTAPVPDAVTVRETVESWAGETATRSARIRLRAGCGYPLRARATETSEGTDGWDELEIPYGHGLDAWLVEFGPDVVVLEPADLRADVVERLRAVAKG, from the coding sequence ATGGCGATTGCCAAGGCCGAGCGGCTGATGAATCTCGCGCTGTGCCTGCTCGGGACGCGCCGCGCGCTCAGCAAGCGCGAACTGCGCGGCTCGATCGAGGCGTACCTGGAGGCCAGCGGGGACGAAGCCTTCAACCGCATGTTCGAGCGGGACAAGGACGACCTCCGCGAGCTCGGCCTGGTCATCGAGACCGTCGAGAACCTCGACGGCGAGACCGGCTACCTCGCCCGCCGCGACTCCAACCGCCTCCCGCCCATCACCCTGGACGCCGAGGAGGCCGCCGCGCTCGGCCTCGCCGCCCGGGTCTGGCAGCAGGCCCGCCTCGCCGGCGCCGCCAGCGGCGCCCTCCAGAAGCTCCGCGCCGCCGGCATGCCCGAGGCCGAGGAGACGTACGACATCCAGCCCAGCGCCCTCGAACCCCGCATCCCGGTGCACGAGGCCGCCTTCGAGCCGCTGATGCTCGCCTGCCGCGACCGGCGCCCCGTCTCCTTCGACTACCGCAAGGCCAACGCCGCCCGCCCCGAGCCCCGCCAGGTCGAGCCCTGGACGCTGGAGTGCTGGCGCGGCCACTGGTACCTGGCCGGCTGGGACCGCGACCGCGGCGCCGAGCGCGTCTTCCGCCTCTCCCGCATCACCGGCCGGGTCCGCTCCCGCGCCGGCGCCTTCACCGCGCCCGTGCCCGACGCCGTCACCGTCCGCGAGACCGTCGAGAGCTGGGCCGGCGAGACCGCCACCCGCTCCGCCCGCATCCGGCTCCGGGCCGGCTGCGGCTACCCGCTGCGCGCCCGCGCCACCGAGACCAGCGAGGGCACCGACGGCTGGGACGAGCTGGAGATCCCGTACGGGCACGGCCTCGACGCCTGGCTCGTCGAGTTCGGACCCGACGTCGTCGTACTGGAACCGGCCGACCTGCGGGCCGACGTGGTGGAGCGGCTGCGCGCCGTCGCCAAGGGCTGA
- a CDS encoding WYL domain-containing protein has product MAANAIDQTRRMLSLVTYLRERPGAHVADVARAFGITEDELISDLDVLPMCGTSFRGGDLLDIDTDGDRIWWHNPDDVAEPLRLAADEATALLVAARAVATLPGLREGDRDALVRATAKLEAAAGEAAGASARLSVTFESEGGVFAEVDRAISERKRLWLRYYSPARDELTEREVDPIRLFAVGHTYMEAWCRLSEARRTFRLDRVAEIRILEEAAAPPELELRDLSEGLVQPSADDPEVVVEVGPGGRWVAEYYPHDRADELPDGGLRITLRTPDPASLKRLALRLGSDGRIVSPAGLADSAREAASAALAAYEGV; this is encoded by the coding sequence ATGGCTGCCAACGCGATCGACCAGACGAGGCGGATGCTCTCCCTCGTCACCTACCTCCGCGAGCGCCCCGGCGCCCACGTCGCCGACGTGGCCCGCGCCTTCGGCATCACCGAGGACGAGCTGATCTCCGACCTGGACGTGCTGCCCATGTGCGGCACCAGCTTCCGGGGCGGCGACCTCCTCGACATCGACACCGACGGCGACCGGATCTGGTGGCACAACCCGGACGACGTCGCCGAACCGCTGCGGCTCGCCGCCGACGAGGCCACCGCGCTGCTCGTCGCCGCCCGCGCCGTCGCCACCCTGCCCGGGCTGCGCGAGGGCGACCGGGACGCGCTGGTCCGCGCCACCGCGAAGCTGGAGGCCGCCGCCGGTGAGGCCGCCGGCGCCAGCGCCCGCCTCTCGGTCACCTTCGAGTCCGAGGGCGGCGTCTTCGCCGAGGTCGACCGGGCCATCTCGGAGCGCAAGCGGCTCTGGCTGCGCTACTACTCGCCGGCCCGCGACGAGCTCACCGAGCGCGAGGTCGACCCCATCCGCCTCTTCGCCGTCGGCCACACCTACATGGAGGCGTGGTGCCGGCTGTCCGAGGCGCGCCGCACCTTCCGGCTGGACCGCGTGGCCGAGATCCGGATCCTGGAGGAGGCCGCCGCGCCGCCGGAGCTGGAACTGCGCGACCTCTCCGAGGGGCTGGTGCAGCCCTCGGCCGACGACCCCGAGGTGGTGGTCGAGGTCGGCCCCGGCGGCCGCTGGGTCGCCGAGTACTACCCGCACGACCGGGCCGACGAGCTGCCCGACGGCGGGCTGCGGATCACCCTGCGCACCCCCGACCCGGCCTCGCTGAAGCGGCTCGCGCTGCGGCTCGGCAGCGACGGGCGGATCGTCTCGCCCGCCGGGCTCGCGGACAGCGCCCGGGAGGCGGCGAGCGCCGCGCTCGCCGCGTACGAGGGCGTGTGA
- a CDS encoding cytochrome P450 — protein sequence MTTHAGTETGITIAEGPRGVPLLGNLPAFGKDPLAFFERLRERGDVVRWRFGPSPVLFIAHPDTIGELLTEVENTFDQPDLGIALRTLLGNGVVVAKGRDWRRKRSLVQPSVRPKQVRSYAATMAECAVALADRWTDGQRIDIKKEMAALTQLIAVRTIFGTDTAADAEAIGRAMDVAQQEIGAELSGIGALLPDWIPTPGRARVRRATAVIDAEVSRIVSRHRDGGEDRPDLLSRLLTARDETGAHLSDREIRDETVTLYIGGHETTSSTLVWAWYLLSRNEKARRTLTEELDRVLADHEPGYDDYASLTYAQAVVKETLRLYPTIWLLTGIAKEGATLGGSPVPPGTRVWSSQWATHRDPRWYGDADTFRPERWLTDAEGRPAEKIPEYAWYPFGGGPRVCLGTRFALVEAVLVLAVLARRYDLNVEPEEIRPVPSLTLQPDREVLATVHSRQRG from the coding sequence GTGACCACGCACGCCGGCACCGAGACCGGGATCACCATCGCCGAAGGACCACGCGGCGTGCCGCTCCTCGGCAACCTCCCCGCCTTCGGGAAGGACCCCCTCGCCTTCTTCGAACGGCTCCGCGAGCGGGGCGACGTCGTCCGCTGGCGCTTCGGCCCCAGCCCCGTCCTCTTCATCGCCCACCCGGACACCATCGGAGAACTGCTCACCGAGGTCGAGAACACCTTCGACCAGCCCGACCTGGGCATCGCCCTGCGCACCCTGCTCGGCAACGGCGTGGTCGTCGCCAAGGGCCGCGACTGGCGCCGCAAGCGCTCCCTGGTCCAGCCGTCCGTCCGCCCCAAACAGGTCCGCTCCTACGCGGCCACCATGGCGGAGTGCGCCGTCGCCCTCGCCGACCGCTGGACCGACGGACAGCGGATCGACATCAAGAAGGAGATGGCCGCCCTCACCCAGCTCATCGCCGTCCGCACCATCTTCGGCACGGACACCGCCGCCGACGCCGAAGCCATCGGCCGGGCCATGGACGTCGCCCAGCAGGAGATCGGGGCCGAACTCAGCGGCATCGGCGCCCTGCTGCCCGACTGGATCCCGACCCCCGGACGCGCCCGGGTCAGGCGCGCCACCGCCGTCATCGACGCCGAGGTCTCCCGTATCGTCTCCCGCCACCGCGACGGCGGCGAGGACCGCCCCGACCTCCTCAGCCGGCTCCTCACCGCCCGGGACGAGACCGGCGCCCACCTCTCCGACCGCGAGATCCGCGACGAGACGGTCACCCTCTACATCGGCGGCCACGAAACCACCAGCTCCACCCTCGTCTGGGCCTGGTACCTGCTCTCCCGCAACGAGAAGGCAAGGCGCACCCTCACCGAGGAACTGGACCGCGTCCTCGCCGACCACGAGCCCGGCTACGACGACTACGCCTCGCTCACCTACGCCCAGGCGGTGGTCAAGGAGACCCTCCGCCTCTACCCGACCATCTGGCTCCTCACCGGCATCGCCAAGGAGGGCGCCACCCTCGGCGGCAGCCCCGTTCCGCCCGGCACCCGCGTCTGGTCCAGCCAGTGGGCCACCCACCGCGACCCCCGCTGGTACGGCGACGCCGACACGTTCCGCCCCGAGCGCTGGCTCACCGACGCCGAGGGCCGGCCGGCGGAGAAGATCCCCGAATACGCCTGGTACCCCTTCGGCGGCGGCCCCCGCGTCTGCCTCGGCACCCGCTTCGCCCTCGTCGAAGCCGTCCTCGTCCTCGCCGTCCTGGCCCGCCGCTACGACCTGAACGTGGAACCCGAGGAGATACGCCCGGTCCCCAGCCTCACCCTCCAACCGGACCGCGAGGTCCTCGCGACGGTCCACTCCCGACAGCGGGGCTGA